DNA sequence from the Lycium barbarum isolate Lr01 chromosome 5, ASM1917538v2, whole genome shotgun sequence genome:
TAACCTAGCCCAAAACCATGCTCATGGGAAAAAAGTATGGGGAAATTAAAATAGACCTTGATGTCTTCGCCCTATGCGCATGCCAGGAAACTCATTCCTCTCATGATTTTCATGACACGAATCTTACTCTAGGGATCGAAATAAAAGGTAAAAGACTCCTTACTCGTAGTTAAACCCACTAATCATCATAACTTTTTTACCATGTTCGATTTGCAGAATGGGGATATTCGAATCCGGTCCTTCTGACATATCTGCATCCCCATGTATAGTAAGGGTCTTTCCAACGAGGAACTGAACTCTTGGACTGGCTGAAAGGGAAGGGGGAAACTGTACAAGGTATTTTTCACTCGTTTACGGGACCAGTGTCAAAGGAAAGGATTGTTGCACTCTCTTGCTTGAATGAATCAACATTTGTGGATGGTTGTTCATTCAGGATTCTTCTATCTATATTTAGAACTACTGGATCAACTACTCCGGCTTTTAGCCTTTCGAACTTGTGGAACCCTAAAGTCACTCTCCCGTTCAAACTCTTCTGTCTATCCCATCTAAAACCCTTGAATTAGTGAATCCGGGGACAGAGACCTAGCCCCTGCTTTATTTAAATAGCTAAGATAAGGTCTAAGACCGTCTCTTCTTTTCCACATCCTCATTCCTCCTTCTTTCCAGATACTTAAGCTTCTAATGCTACGGAACCAGCTTTCCCAATCAATCAATTCAAATTAATGTGTAGGAACCTGCCCTCATCGAACTGAATGTCTACCCTTCCCGCATTTGAAGATAGACTAATATTTAAGACCTCCTGCTTTCATGGAGATCCTTTATTCTCTGACCGCCGGAGAATGCCCATATATGGATGAATAACCGTGAAGTTCGACAATCTTTTGAGGGAGGGGAGTCGACTGACTCGATGGAGTTGGAAAGGACTTTGTTAATCATAATAAGGTTGGTCTCACCTTTGTCCGGGGAATCGAACGAGGGGATCGCTGATGCCGACCACCCTCTGTGTCTTTGTCAGTGAAGTAAATCACCCCGATGCTAAGCGATCTGCAGTGTTCAATGGTTACCTAACCACCCGACTTAAATAGTAGGAGAAAGGAAAGCGCTCGATCCATGGAATCCGTCATCGGATCTCCCCATTGATAGATAGAGTAGAAGAATCAATTAGCCTGGGATTTTAGATTTAGATCTTCAACTACTTTCGAGAGGGTCTCATGCTACGATACGAGTAGAATACATAGGGATATAGTTCGGGGAAAGCAAATCAGATTTTGACGTATACCTTTTATTGGAAACCTACAAAGTAGCAATCCAGGCAGACCTTTTTGAAATTCCTTCTTGCATCCCAGTCTAACTCCCCTTTCTGTCTATCACTGGATCTACACTACTTGACTAGCGACTTGAGCTAGCAGACTGAGCTTTATTTAGCTTGAGCGAGAACGAAGGCAGACATCTCTTTTTTGGATTTTTCTGCTTGAGCTGGAGCTTTAGACTCGACGAGGTATTTTGTGCTTGCCCTATTGAGAGTCTCTTCCATTCTCTCTTCACCATACAGATAGACAAATAGGCAATTCGATAGATAGATTATGGCTTCCTCACTATCAGCAAGCTCCCACAGGCGATGAACTGCTTCCGACTTCTTCATTCAGTTTGTAGCCATACCATATAGAGTGAAAAATGCCTTTTAAAGGGAGTAGCTATATTCAAGCAAGCATTCCAGCGAAACGATCCTTTGACAATGCACTCTGCCCAACACTGGGACTAACTTTATTTATACAGAGAGGAAAATCAGCAAAAAAAAGCTCTTTTTGAATCGGATATTGGATAGGCTAAGCTAGGTGTAGCCCGCTCTCTCTACGGTTTTGCTTCAACTTGTCAAGCCCGGGTGCCTATGCGATTACTAAGGCAGGGTGCTATTGTACTAGTGGTGGAGTGGCTTAAATCAAATCGTTTGTCTATAGACGGTGTAGCCCAAAGTGGACTCTACTAGTCAAGATGATGTATAGGCAACTGGCCTTAGTGTAGTGTATCGAACTAAAGGACAAGAGCGCCCCATAATCATTGACGAAGAGGAAGGCTTGGAAAGGTATCAAACATATTGAGGAGGAGCTTTCCCTTATTTTGATCTTCTCATCCCTTAACCTTTCCACTTCAGCTTTCCACCCCTCTTGTGACCCTTTTCTATTTGACATAACTCTTCATCATTTCCCTTTCTTTTCCCGTCGAATTAGAATTCCTGCATTGGAATGTCTCTTTCTTTTTCAACCTTTGTCATCCTGCTTCCTTTATTAGTGATTTCTCTTCCTTCTTCCTGCTTTGTcatctctctttcttcttttatatCCAATAGTTTTCTATTCAATTTATTTATCTGATCCATTAAGTCATTTATATTATCCATTAAGGCTTGGACTATTTGTCTAGATTTACCATCACCTAGGGCTGTATCATCATCAAGCTCAACATGAATAGGACTTGTATCAACCCATAAACCCTTATCATCATATATTAAATCTCTCTTAGCCTCAGGTTTAATCCCGAGCTTGTATGTTgtagttttcttctggtggtcTTTGACGTTCTCCTCGGTGAAATAGTATTCAACCATACTTTTTTTGAGCTGGATGTTCGCCCCCTTCTGTCTTTAATGAGATGATTCCTCTACTAACCAAGAATTGTGCTATCCCTGTTCTGATAGGGTACGTAcgatattttattttctttatttgacTAACTTCACTCCCTCCATTTTGATCTTCTCTATCTCTTCTTATTTTGGTCTGTTTCCGCACTAATGACTCTAGGTGTTCAACAAAGGTGGCGGCTCGAACATGTGAACGATTGTCGAGTGGACTAAATAAGAAACTTAGTACATGAACTGCTATAAATTCTATAGTATATTGTTTAAACAAATTGAATATCTCTAGATCATCATCTGAGAGATTTTTCCTTGTTTTGAGGAAATCCCGCGCACTACATTCACCATCGCGGGTTAATTTAGATACTACGCCACTGGCTGTACGCCATATACAACCCTCGTCGTACTCCATTGTTAATTGTTAAATCCTCCTTTGTGTTTTCATTAACACATTTTCCGGGAtgaaatccccccccccccctccctcctcCTTATTTCTTCAGATTATTCAATATGTCGAATACTTCATCTTTATACATTTTGGTATTACTACTATTAGCATTTCCTCTCTTCTCTATACATACGGCTGAAGTAAGGCATATGGGATGTTAACCCCTTTGCGGATTTTCGAGTGCCACACCGCGAAGTACCTCCCCTCACTCAAGACGTATCTTTCTCAATCGACATGCTCCATCGACATGATTGAGAAGTTTCTTGACCGACATGATAAGAATGTAATACACCTTAAGAAGCACAAAGGTGCTTACATACTTTGGTCTGCCTATCATTGTCCATGTTGGGCTGACTCCGTTAGGCAAGAGGGCCCCTACTGATATTGACTGACCTGTTGATAGGCTATAAGTAGGCCGTTTGCTATTGCTATAAGGGCTGCTCGCCTTTAT
Encoded proteins:
- the LOC132639663 gene encoding uncharacterized protein LOC132639663, which gives rise to MVEYYFTEENVKDHQKKTTTYKLGIKPEAKRDLIYDDKGLWVDTSPIHVELDDDTALGDGKSRQIVQALMDNINDLMDQINKLNRKLLDIKEEREMTKQEEGREITNKGSRMTKVEKERDIPMQEF